The genomic segment CGACACCCTCGAAAACCGAATACAGCATCACGAACCCCAGCGCGACCGCAGGTAAGAAGATGAGCGCCATGACCGTCGTTACGTTCAGCGTCCGCGGCGAGACGACCGCGTCGCGGATCGCTAGGTCGGCGGCCGGGTCGATCATCGGATACAGTCCCGTCGCGACGAAACCGACGAACGCGATCACCAGGCCGATTGCTGCGCCGAAGGCGACGTAGTGATGGTCGGCGTACGACGCCGCGATGATGCCGAGCGAACAGAGTCCGGCTGTAACTGCGGCGACGGTAACTACCGTGAGTTCGATACTCCCGATGCCGTAGAGTATCCCGCCGGTACCAGCAAAGAGCGCGAAGTAGATCGGCGTCCCCCTCGTCGCGTACGTTACCATCTCCGCCCGCAGTACTCCCTGGGTCTTGATCGCGAGAAACGTCGCGCCGAGTACGAGACAGAGCGCGACGAGCGCGACGCCGCCGAGCAGTGCTACGCTCGCCGGGACGTCGACGAATCCCCATCTCACGACGAACGCGCCGAGGACGAGCGGCGAGAGCAGGCTCCCGAGAACGAACGCGTAATCGCAGTAGCGCTTCCACCGCTCGTCGTCGCGTTCTTTGCGGAGTTTGACGCCGACGCCCCGGAGGATCAATCCGAGAAGCAAGAGGAACACGAGCAGATAGTGTCGGGACAGGAGGTTCGCGTAGACGCTCGGATACGCGGCGAACAGGATCGTCACGAAGAGGACGAACCAGACTTCGTTCGCCTTCCAGATCGGACCGAAGGCGGCGTGGAGCAGTTCGCGGTCGGACTCGCTCCCCCGCGTCGCGTAGAGGAGCCCGATCCCGAAGTCGAACCCGTCGAGACCCAGGTAGATCGCGAGGATGCCGAACAGGAGCCAGAACCACGCCTCCGGCAGCCACTCGACGACGTACGCCGCTCCGAGAACCGGATCAGTCATCCGCGATCACCCCGTCCGGAAGCGACCGCTCGTTTTCGTCGACCGTCTCGCCGCGCTCGGCGACGATGATCCGACGGACGACGTAGAGGAAGACGCCGAGCAGGAAGAGGTAGGCGAGGCTGACGCCGCCGAGCGTAAGCAGTGCTTCGGCCGGATTCAGCGCCGGCGAAACGCCGTCGCTCGTTTTGAGCACGCCCTGAATGATCCACGGCTGGCGACCGACCTCCGTGACGTACCAGCCGGTAACGAGCGCGACGAATCCCAGCGGAGCCGACAGCATCGCGGCGACGAGATACCGGGGGCTGTCGCGCAGGTCGCCGCGCCACTGGGCGTACACCCCCCACGCTCCGAGGAGGACGAACCAGAATCCGAGTCCGACCATGATTCGGAACGACCAGAACACGATCGCGACGGGCGGCGATTCGTACTCGAAGTCGTTCAATCCGGTCACCTCGGCGGTCGGATCGCCGCCGCTCGCGAGGAACGAGGTAAGATCCGGAACGCTGATCGTGTAGAGGTTATCGGCTCGAGGGTCGGTGATCGCGTCGAGATCCGTCGGAATCGCGATCACGTGCAAGTCGGCGCCGCGTTCGGTGTCGTAGTGAGCCTCCATCGCTGCGAACTTCTGGGGCTGCGTCTCGGCGACGTGGCGGCCGTACGCGTCGCCGTGGACGACCTGGAAGGCGGACGCGAGCAGTAAGACGACGACGGCGACTCGCAGCGCCGT from the Natronococcus sp. AD-5 genome contains:
- a CDS encoding cytochrome d ubiquinol oxidase subunit II: MTDPVLGAAYVVEWLPEAWFWLLFGILAIYLGLDGFDFGIGLLYATRGSESDRELLHAAFGPIWKANEVWFVLFVTILFAAYPSVYANLLSRHYLLVFLLLLGLILRGVGVKLRKERDDERWKRYCDYAFVLGSLLSPLVLGAFVVRWGFVDVPASVALLGGVALVALCLVLGATFLAIKTQGVLRAEMVTYATRGTPIYFALFAGTGGILYGIGSIELTVVTVAAVTAGLCSLGIIAASYADHHYVAFGAAIGLVIAFVGFVATGLYPMIDPAADLAIRDAVVSPRTLNVTTVMALIFLPAVALGFVMLYSVFEGVADPEHGY
- a CDS encoding cytochrome ubiquinol oxidase subunit I, which encodes MIDAVLASRLQFAIAITIHILFASLSVGLAPYLVYFTVQEVRTGEGRYRKLREFWTRIFAVGFVMGTVTGIPMSFMFGTNFSQFSTVAGELIGGPLSFEAKMAFFLEAIFLGILLFGRDRVSGRFYALSAFFVALGAWLSAFWILVVNSWMQTPRGYEVATSGGTEIVRMTDPLAAFFNPRFPWMFVHMQSAAIISVTLLVAGVAAYFVWHERDSEAWNTALRVAVVVLLLASAFQVVHGDAYGRHVAETQPQKFAAMEAHYDTERGADLHVIAIPTDLDAITDPRADNLYTISVPDLTSFLASGGDPTAEVTGLNDFEYESPPVAIVFWSFRIMVGLGFWFVLLGAWGVYAQWRGDLRDSPRYLVAAMLSAPLGFVALVTGWYVTEVGRQPWIIQGVLKTSDGVSPALNPAEALLTLGGVSLAYLFLLGVFLYVVRRIIVAERGETVDENERSLPDGVIADD